From the Anaeromyxobacter dehalogenans 2CP-1 genome, the window CCCGGACCCGCCCGCCGGGCCCCGCGGCGCCCTCGCGACGGCCCCACGCGAAGGGGAGGCGCTGTAGTGTGGGCGCGCGCCGGGCGAGCGGACCGGCGCGGAGGGACGGACCGTGCAGGCGCAGCAGGACGAGCGGCGGGGCGCGCCGGCGCGGATCCCCGCCGGCGTGTGGGTGCTGGGCGGCGTGAGCCTGCTCATGGACGTCTCCTCCGAGATGATCCACGCGCTGCTGCCGCTGTTCATGGTGACCGCGCTCGGCGCGGGCGCGCTGACGGTGGGCGTGATCGAGGGGCTGGCCGAGTCCACCGCGCTGGGGGTGAAGGTGTTCTCGGGCGTGCTGAGCGACGCGCTCGGCCGGCGCAAGGCGCTCGCGGTCGCCGGGTACGCGCTGGGCGCCGCCACGAAGCCGCTCTTCGCCCTGGCGCCGACGCCGGCGGTGGTGCTCGGGGCGCGCCTGCTGGATCGGGTCGGCAAGGGCATCCGCGGCGCGCCGCGCGACGCGCTGGTGGCCGACATCACGCCGCCGGCGCTCCGGGGCGCGGCGTTCGGCCTGCGCCAGGCGCTCGACACGGTGGGCGCGTTCGCGGGCCCGCTCCTCGCCACGGGCCTGATGCTGCTGTGGGCGAACGACTTCCGCCGCGTGTTCTGGGTGGCGGTGATCCCGGGCGCGCTGTCGGTGGCGCTGCTCTGGCTCGGGCTGCGCGAGCCCGAGCACCGCGGGGACGGCCGACGCACGAACCCGATCCGGCGCGAGAGCCTGCGGCGCCTCGGCCCCCGGTACTGGTGGGTGGTGGGCATCGGCGCGACGTTCACGCTCGCCCGCTTCAGCGAGGCGTTCCTCGTGCTGCGCGCGCAGCAGGGCGGCGTCCCGCTCGCGCTCGTGCCGCTGGTGATGGTCGCGATGAACCTGGTGTACGCGCTGACCGCCTATCCCTCGGGGCGCCTGTCGGATCGCGTGAGCCGCAGGGGCCTCCTGGCGGCGGGGCTCGGCGTCCTGGTCGCCGCGGATCTCGTGCTGGCGATGGAGGGCGGCTGGCCGGTGGTGCTCGCCGGCGTGGCGCTGTGGGGCGTGCACATGGGCATCACGCAGGGCCTGTTCGCGACGCTGGTGGCGGACACCGCCCCGCCCGACCTGCGCGGCACCGCGTTCGGCGTCTTCAACCTGCTCGCCGGGATCGCCACGCTGGTGGCGAGCGTGGTCGCGGGGCTCCTCTGGGAGCGGCTCGGCGCGCCCTTCACGTTCCGCGCGGGGGCCGTGTTCTGCCTGCTCGCGCTGGCGGGGCTCGCCGGGAGGCCGGCGGGGCTCCGGGCGGCGCCGCGCGGCTGAGATCCGCCGGCGGCTCAGCCGGCGAGCGCGGCGATGGCCCGCTCCAGGTCCTCGGGCAGCGGGGCGCGCACCTCCACCGGCGCGCCGTCGGACGGCCGCGGGAACGCGAGCCGCGCGGCGTGGAGCGCCTGGCGCGCGATCGCGTCGGCGCGCACGCCGTAGGCGGCGTCGCCGAGCACCGGGAAGCCGGCCTCCGCGAGCTGCACCCGGATCTGGTGGGTGCGCCCGGTCTCGAGCCGGACCCGCAGGAGCGCGGCGCCTCGCAGGGCGCGCTCCACCGTCCAGGACAGCCGCGCGCGCCGGGCCGAAGGGAAGCGCGTGGTGAAGCGGCGCGGATCGGCCGGGTCGCGCCCGTACGGCGTGTCGAGCCGGCCCTCCCGCGGCGGGGCGCCCCCCACCAGCGCCAGGTACTCCTTCTCGACCGCGCCGGCCTCGAACGCGGCGCGCAGCGCGGCCAGCGCCCGGTCGTGGCGCGCCAGCAGCAGCGCGCCGCTCGTGTCGCGGTCGAGCCGATGCGGCAGCCCGGGGACGGCGCGGCCGTCCACGTCGAACGAGCCCAGCCGGCTCGCCGCCGCGACGGCCGACGCGCCGCCGGGCGCCGACGCCTCCACCGCGAGCCCGGGCGGCTTCGCGACCACCAGGCAGTCCGCGTCGTCGTACAGCACCGCCAGCGCCGGGCCCGACGCCTCGGCCGCGCGCGGCGCGGGCCGCTCCACCGCGACCTCCTCGCCCCCGAACAGCTTGCGGTGCGGGGAGCAGGTCTTTCCGCGGATGCGCACCCGGCCCGTCTCCACCAGCCAGCGGGTGCGCTCCGCGGTCGCGCCGATCGCGCCGGCCAGCCAGCGGTCCAGCCTGGCGCCGGCCGCCTCGCGCGGCACGCGGAGGAGCTCCGGCGCGGCGGGTGTACCCACCGTGAACGGCCCCCTTCTTCCGGGCCCCGCGGGGCCGCGACCCGGTCTAGAACGATCCGAACCCTTCATGGAGGACACCGGGATGAAGCTCTACTACGCGCCGCGCACGCGGGCCACCCGCCCCCGCTGGCTGCTCGAGGAGATGGGCGTTCCCTACGAGCTGGTCCGGCTCGATCGCGCCGCCGGGGCGCTGCGCACGCCCGAGCACCTCGCCCGCCACCCGATGGGCCGCGTGCCGGTCCTGGAGGACGGCGACGCCCGCCTCTTCGAGTCGGCCGCCATCTGCCTGTGGCTCGCCGAGCGCTTCCCGGAGAAGGGCATGCTCCCGCCGGCCGGCACGCCGGGCCGCGCGCTCACCTACCAGTGGCTGTTCTTCGCCATGGACGAGCTGGAGCCGCCGCTCGAGGCGCTGCACGGGCTGCTCCGTCCGCCCGAGGGCGAGCGCGACGCGGCGGCCATCGAGGCCCAGAAGGCCAGGTTCCTGGAGGGCGCGCGCGTCCTCGACCTGGCGCTCCGGGGCCGCCCGTTCCTCGCCGGCGACGCGTTCGGCGTGGCCGACCTCGTCACCGGCGCCGTGGCCTCCTGGGGCAAGGCGCTGGTGGGCGGTATCGACGGGATGCCGGCGCTGGCGGCCTGGCTCGCCGGCGTGAAGGCGCGGCCCGCCTGGAAGCGGGCCATCGCCGACTGAGGCACGGGAGCGCCCCGCGCGGCGCAGCCGCGCCCGCGGGGACCTCGCGCGAGCCCGCGAACGCGGGCGCGCGAGGTCACGGGCCCCGCGCAGCCGGGTGGGGCCCCGCGGAGCTCCGCTCCGTGGGGCGGGGCGCAGCCCCGTCAGATACCGTCCCCGGCTTCACGTTGCCGTCGGCGTCCACGAGCTGGACCTCGCCGAGGCCGATCTCGCGCAGGCCGGGCTCGATCTTGGCGCGGTCGCCGATGATGACCCAGGTGACGCGGTCCGGCTCCACCATGCGGGCCGCGTCGGTGAGGTCCTTCGGGCCGAGCGCGGCCACCTTCTGCGCGAAGCCGTCGAAGTAGCGATCGTCGAAGCCGAAGCGGACGATCTGCGCGATGGACCGCGCCACCGCCCGCGACGTCTCCCAGCGGCCCGGCAGCGACAAGGTCAGCGTGCCCCGCGCCACCGCCGCCTCCTCGGCGGTGACGGGCTTCGCCCCGCGGATGCCGGCCAGCTCCTTGCGGATCTCCAGCACCGTCTCCTTGGTCTTGTCGGCCTGCACCGGCGCGAGCGCGAAGAACGGCCGCTGGCCGCGGGCGTCGGTGAGCAGCGCGCGGGCGCCGTAGGACCAGTGCTTGTCCTCGCGCAGGTTCATGTTGAGCCGCGAGGTGAACGCGCCGCCCAGCACGGTGTTCATGGCGGTCTGCGCGATCTCCGCGGGGTTCGCCCGCGGCGGGGCGACCTGCCCGGCGATCACCACCGACTGGATCGACCCTGGCCGATCGAGGAGGAACACGCGCTGCCCGGCCGGCAGCGCCACCTGCGCCAGGTTCTTCTTCGGGACCTCGCCCGCCTTCCAGCCGCCCAGCAGCCGCTCCAGCTTCGGCACGATCTCCGCGGCGGTGGTGTCGCCCACCACCACCAGCGTGGCGTTGTTCGGCTTCACCCAGGTCGCGTGCCAGCGGGCCGCGTCCGCGCGGGAGAGCTTGCCGACGGTGGCCGCGGTGCCGGAGCCGGTGAGCGGGTTCGAGTAGGCGTGCCCCTCGCCATACAGCAGGCGCGGCAGGATGCGGAACGCCGCCGTCACCGGCTGCACCGCCTCCTGGCCGAGGCCGGCGAGCTGCTGCGCCTTCAGCCGCTCGAAGTCGGCCTCCGGGAACACCGGGTTCACCACCACGTCGGCGAACAGCGCCAGCGACGCGTCGAGGTTCGCGCGCAGCGCCGCCATGCTGACCAGCGAGGTGTCGAGGTCCGCGCCGGTGTCGAGGCGCGCCCCCAGCCGCTGCAGGGTGTCGGAGATCTCCAGCGCCGAGCGCGAGCGGGTGCCCTCGT encodes:
- a CDS encoding MFS transporter; the protein is MQAQQDERRGAPARIPAGVWVLGGVSLLMDVSSEMIHALLPLFMVTALGAGALTVGVIEGLAESTALGVKVFSGVLSDALGRRKALAVAGYALGAATKPLFALAPTPAVVLGARLLDRVGKGIRGAPRDALVADITPPALRGAAFGLRQALDTVGAFAGPLLATGLMLLWANDFRRVFWVAVIPGALSVALLWLGLREPEHRGDGRRTNPIRRESLRRLGPRYWWVVGIGATFTLARFSEAFLVLRAQQGGVPLALVPLVMVAMNLVYALTAYPSGRLSDRVSRRGLLAAGLGVLVAADLVLAMEGGWPVVLAGVALWGVHMGITQGLFATLVADTAPPDLRGTAFGVFNLLAGIATLVASVVAGLLWERLGAPFTFRAGAVFCLLALAGLAGRPAGLRAAPRG
- a CDS encoding RluA family pseudouridine synthase, which translates into the protein MGTPAAPELLRVPREAAGARLDRWLAGAIGATAERTRWLVETGRVRIRGKTCSPHRKLFGGEEVAVERPAPRAAEASGPALAVLYDDADCLVVAKPPGLAVEASAPGGASAVAAASRLGSFDVDGRAVPGLPHRLDRDTSGALLLARHDRALAALRAAFEAGAVEKEYLALVGGAPPREGRLDTPYGRDPADPRRFTTRFPSARRARLSWTVERALRGAALLRVRLETGRTHQIRVQLAEAGFPVLGDAAYGVRADAIARQALHAARLAFPRPSDGAPVEVRAPLPEDLERAIAALAG
- a CDS encoding glutathione S-transferase family protein, producing the protein MKLYYAPRTRATRPRWLLEEMGVPYELVRLDRAAGALRTPEHLARHPMGRVPVLEDGDARLFESAAICLWLAERFPEKGMLPPAGTPGRALTYQWLFFAMDELEPPLEALHGLLRPPEGERDAAAIEAQKARFLEGARVLDLALRGRPFLAGDAFGVADLVTGAVASWGKALVGGIDGMPALAAWLAGVKARPAWKRAIAD